The Clostridia bacterium genome includes a window with the following:
- a CDS encoding MerR family transcriptional regulator yields MEQIKTFQVKEVCKICNVTRKVLLIYEQKGLLTPFYVNEDTGYRYYSAENISKVMHIRKIQSFGFSLDEINDYLRDTKNFSVVFDRLNKIKADLEETINQMQLRMMTEEYDHQEVVRTVLPHRRYFVRQAATSDYLEALNFLRETHLEAIKTGLSDTAVKMHTAFLSYEGEYPDVYGKCEMQYCIPMKDGYVGKNAAEEEEIPALSIFHRGPYTSLIRGIKQLMDYCKARNIEPIGPLRLIWLEGPPVHGAHEEKYLTQIAVPIGK; encoded by the coding sequence ATGGAACAAATCAAAACCTTTCAAGTAAAAGAAGTCTGCAAGATCTGCAACGTGACGCGCAAAGTCCTCTTGATCTATGAGCAAAAAGGCTTGCTGACGCCCTTTTACGTTAACGAAGATACGGGATATCGCTATTACAGCGCCGAGAACATTTCGAAGGTCATGCACATTCGCAAGATTCAATCCTTCGGCTTTTCGCTGGACGAGATCAACGATTATTTGCGCGACACGAAAAACTTTTCGGTCGTTTTCGACCGCTTAAACAAAATCAAAGCGGACCTTGAAGAGACGATCAATCAAATGCAGCTTCGAATGATGACCGAGGAGTACGACCATCAAGAAGTCGTCCGCACCGTTCTGCCCCACCGCCGCTACTTCGTCAGGCAAGCGGCAACGAGCGACTATCTCGAAGCCTTAAACTTTTTGCGCGAAACCCATCTTGAAGCGATCAAGACGGGGCTTTCCGACACTGCGGTAAAAATGCACACGGCGTTTTTATCCTACGAGGGCGAGTATCCCGACGTTTACGGAAAGTGCGAAATGCAGTATTGCATTCCCATGAAAGACGGCTACGTCGGCAAGAACGCCGCGGAAGAAGAGGAGATCCCCGCTCTCTCCATTTTCCACCGCGGACCGTACACCTCGCTGATCCGCGGAATAAAACAACTAATGGATTACTGCAAAGCAAGAAATATCGAACCGATCGGTCCCCTGCGCCTGATTTGGCTCGAAGGCCCGCCCGTCCACGGCGCACACGAAGAAAAATATCTGACCCAAATCGCCGTGCCGATTGGGAAATAA